The proteins below are encoded in one region of Silene latifolia isolate original U9 population chromosome 2, ASM4854445v1, whole genome shotgun sequence:
- the LOC141642032 gene encoding F-box/kelch-repeat protein At3g23880-like has product MSDIDIEISGDIWTEILKRLPVKTLGKCRCVCKPWENLIVSTPFITAHLKHYSQNDANRLVMYRQYSTPPEKQEQYTLFLDSGKGTEGDNLEVHDTFTCPFITSKTGHHFRVVGSVNGLICLSDDLFSCTYLVLLWNPLIHKYIKLPVPLATYQVSVGAYVCMLGFGYDSRIGDHKVVRLVYIRDKNLLDTTPPKVELYSVQERRWRWVCADYLVDICVCDLKWSQCFLNGNIHWVAWERDAKTQVFERNCFLLFDVEGERFKKMKLPERLNKVNTLNLTVCDHDGKLSVMYSQLKGGFKGKEMERCEIWVKEEYNVGTSWCQVINLDLGSDISLGWIQCLRKNRDQVLGFTKRGTLVSYDPSRNEYKRPGFCGRWRSWSTCDFTESLILLDKKLDVGTYKDAGSRMKKRFTFNIDPYSHAQTMDEHEVEVRDEDEEGPIDDNIYYLSVLYTLMKFEGGKISGDLSEFLSQAGLF; this is encoded by the exons atgtcCGACATAGACATAGAAATCAGTGGTGATATTTGGACGGAAATCCTGAAACGCCTTCCTGTGAAAACCCTTGGGAAATGTCGGTGTGTGTGTAAACCATGGGAGAATCTAATTGTTTCCACGCCTTTTATAACTGCCCACCTCAAGCATTACTCTCAAAATGATGCAAATAGGCTAGTTATGTATAGGCAGTATTCTACCCCCCCTGAAAAACAAGAGCAGTACACTCTTTTTCTCGATTCAGGCAAAGGTACGGAAGGCGACAACCTTGAGGTACACGATACCTTTACTTGTCCCTTCATAACTTCCAAGACTGGACACCATTTTCGCGTTGTGGGCTCTGTCAATGGATTGATTTGTCTGTCTGATGACCTGTTTAGTTGTACTTACCTTGTCCTCCTTTGGAACCCGTTGATCCACAAATACATTAAACTTCCCGTTCCCCTTGCTACTTACCAAGTGTCCGTAGGTGCATACGTATGTATGTTAGGATTTGGATATGATTCTAGGATAGGTGATCACAAGGTGGTGAGATTGGTTTATATCCGTGATAAGAATCTTTTGGACACGACCCCTCCGAAAGTTGAATTATACTCGGTCCAGGAAAGAAGATGGAGGTGGGTTTGTGCAGACTATCTAGTCGACATTTGCGTTTGCGATCTCAAATGGTCACAGTGCTTTTTAAACGGGAATATTCACTGGGTTGCATGGGAAAGGGATGCTAAAACCCAAGTCTTTGAAAGAAACTGCTTCTTGTTGTTTGATGTTGAGGGGGAGAGATTCAAAAAGATGAAATTACCTGAGCGTCTTAACAAGGTAAACACACTGAATCTCACTGTATGTGATCACGATGGAAAGTTGTCGGTCATGTACTCGCAACTGAAGGGAGGGTTCAAGGGGAAAGAGATGGAACGGTGTGAAATTTGGGTGAAAGAAGAATATAATGTAGGGACGTCTTGGTGTCAAGTGATAAACCTCGACTTGGGCTCTGATATCAGTTTAGGGTGGATTCAGTGTTTGAGGAAGAACAGAGATCAGGTACTAGGATTCACCAAAAGAGGAACATTGGTGTCGTATGATCCAAGTAGGAATGAGTATAAGAGACCTGGGTTTTGTGGGCGTTGGCGCTCATGGTCTACTTGTGACTTCACTGAGAGTCTCATTCTTCTCGACAAGAAACTTGATGTAGGTACTTACAAAGACGCTGGTAGTCGCATGAAAAAGAG ATTTACTTTCAACATTGACCCCTATAGTCATGCTCAAACTATGGATGAACATGAAGTTGAGGTCCGCGATGAAGATGAAGAAGGTCCAATTGATGATAACAT CTATTATCTTTCCGTACTCTATACATTAATGAAATTTGAAGGTGGCAAAATATCAGGAGACCTCTCGGAGTTCTTATCCCAAGCTG